One window of Nymphaea colorata isolate Beijing-Zhang1983 chromosome 1, ASM883128v2, whole genome shotgun sequence genomic DNA carries:
- the LOC116247992 gene encoding BURP domain-containing protein 5-like isoform X1: protein MDNIISFFSLSTLFLYIWWMTTISFFQSYQLVGATNDGASTISSYWNEVFPRTPMPNAIQALLPSSLEISGFSRGLHHYDQERTNPGGRAWAKGWGVLGNDHDQFKRNWSPNLAPLYFLRDDLQPGRKMNVTMMISSPVVHGSNGAINIEPTFLPRQQTQAIPFLTSNLTTILKMFSIEPHSEHASLTKQTLEDCERPALKGEVKYCATSLESMIDFVVAELGSREIHAVVTSVVNKEEKVKARTYRVGDGGGKVMSPKVVTCHDVTFPYAVFYCHNFPGTRPYMVPLIADDGSLVNAIALCHFDTSKWNPGHASFRFLGVKPGTVPICHFIVKDLAWVPN from the exons ATGGATAACATCATCTCCTTCTTCTCGCTGTCAACCCTCTTCCTG TATATATGGTGGATGACAACTATTTCCTTTTTCCAATCTTATCAGCTCGTTGGGGCCACAAACGATGGCGCTTCTACCATAAGTTCTTATTGGAATGAGGTCTTCCCCAGAACCCCCATGCCCAATGCCATTCAAGCTCTCCTGCCATCCTCTCTAGAGATATCAG GATTTAGTCGTGGTCTTCACCACTATGACCAAGAGAGAACAAATCCTGGTGGTCGAGCCTGGGCTAAAGGCTGGGGTGTGTTGGGTAATGACCACGATCAGTTTAAGCGTAATTGGTCACCGAACCTTGCACCTCTGTATTTCTTAAGGGACGACCTGCAGCCTGGTAGAAAGATGAACGTCACCATGATGATCAGTAGCCCAGTAGTGCATGGTTCTAACGGTGCTATCAACATTGAACCAACCTTCTTACCACGCCAACAAACTCAAGCAATTCCCTTCTTGACCTCTAATCTCACTACCATCCTTAAGATGTTCTCCATTGAACCCCACTCTGAGCATGCATCTCTTACAAAGCAAACGCTAGAAGATTGCGAGAGGCCTGCACTTAAAGGAGAAGTTAAGTACTGTGCAACATCTCTGGAATCCATGATCGACTTCGTTGTCGCGGAACTTGGAAGCCGTGAGATTCATGCAGTGGTCACTTCCGTTGTTAACAAAGAGGAGAAAGTGAAGGCCAGGACTTACAGGGTAGGTGATGGAGGGGGGAAGGTGATGTCTCCCAAAGTTGTGACATGCCACGACGTGACGTTTCCTTATGCCGTCTTCTACTGCCATAATTTTCCGGGGACAAGGCCATACATGGTTCCATTGATTGCTGACGATGGTAGCCTGGTGAATGCCATTGCTTTGTGTCATTTTGATACATCAAAATGGAATCCTGGCCATGCCAGCTTCCGGTTTCTAGGCGTCAAACCTGGAACCGTTCCCATTTGCCACTTCATTGTAAAAGACCTTGCTTGGGTCCCCAACTAA
- the LOC116265796 gene encoding BURP domain-containing protein 5-like produces the protein MGCWISFFSLSTFLLLVEATNTNNGSLTIKAYWNEVFPTTPMPNAIQGLLPSSTKFLGFGGPGIRPWISRWGALGHNHDSSNVNWSPDLAPLYFLREDLQPGSKMNVTMMIRPESYASSDGRNVSSEPTFLPRQQAEAIPFASSNLTAILKMFSIQPHSEHASLTRQTLADCEMPALKGEVKYCATSLESLIDFVVAEFRTSKIHAAVTSVVNREEEVKARSYRVGVGGGRLMSHKVVTCHETMFPCAVFYCHNFAGTRPYMVPLVADDGSRVNAIALCHFDTSNWNPGHASFQLLGVKPGTVPICHFILKDLAWVPN, from the exons ATGGGCTGCTGGATTTCATTCTTCTCACTCTCAACTTTCCTCCTG CTTGTTGAGGCCACAAACACAAACAATGGCTCTCTCACTATAAAAGCTTACTGGAATGAGGTCTTCCCCACCACTCCCATGCCCAATGCCATTCAAGGTCTCCTACCATCCTCAACAAAGTTCTTAg GATTTGGTGGCCCAGGAATCAGACCTTGGATTAGTAGGTGGGGCGCACTGGGGCACAACCATGATTCGTCCAACGTCAATTGGTCACCGGATCTTGCACCTCTTTATTTCCTAAGAGAAGACCTCCAACCTGGTAGCAAAATGAACGTCACCATGATGATCAGACCTGAATCATATGCTTCTAGCGATGGCCGCAATGTCAGCTCTGAGCCAACCTTCTTGCCACGCCAACAAGCTGAGGCTATTCCCTTCGCATCCTCCAATCTCACTGCCATCCTTAAGATGTTCTCCATTCAACCCCACTCTGAGCACGCATCTCTTACCAGGCAAACGCTTGCCGATTGCGAGATGCCTGCACTTAAAGGAGAAGTTAAGTACTGCGCAACATCTCTGGAATCCTTGATCGATTTCGTTGTTGCTGAATTCAGAACCAGTAAGATTCACGCCGCCGTCACTTCTGTTGTTAACAGAGAGGAGGAGGTGAAAGCCAGGAGTTACAGGGTAGGTGTTGGTGGGGGGAGGCTGATGTCCCATAAAGTCGTGACATGCCATGAGACGATGTTTCCTTGTGCAGTGTTCTACTGCCACAATTTTGCAGGGACACGGCCATACATGGTGCCATTGGTTGCTGATGATGGTAGCCGAGTAAACGCCATTGCTTTGTGCCATTTTGATACATCAAATTGGAATCCTGGACACGCGAGCTTCCAGTTGCTGGGTGTTAAACCGGGAACTGTTCCCATTTGCCACTTCATTCTGAAGGATCTCGCCTGGGTCCCCAACTGA
- the LOC116247992 gene encoding BURP domain-containing protein 5-like isoform X2, with protein sequence MDNIISFFSLSTLFLLVGATNDGASTISSYWNEVFPRTPMPNAIQALLPSSLEISGFSRGLHHYDQERTNPGGRAWAKGWGVLGNDHDQFKRNWSPNLAPLYFLRDDLQPGRKMNVTMMISSPVVHGSNGAINIEPTFLPRQQTQAIPFLTSNLTTILKMFSIEPHSEHASLTKQTLEDCERPALKGEVKYCATSLESMIDFVVAELGSREIHAVVTSVVNKEEKVKARTYRVGDGGGKVMSPKVVTCHDVTFPYAVFYCHNFPGTRPYMVPLIADDGSLVNAIALCHFDTSKWNPGHASFRFLGVKPGTVPICHFIVKDLAWVPN encoded by the exons ATGGATAACATCATCTCCTTCTTCTCGCTGTCAACCCTCTTCCTG CTCGTTGGGGCCACAAACGATGGCGCTTCTACCATAAGTTCTTATTGGAATGAGGTCTTCCCCAGAACCCCCATGCCCAATGCCATTCAAGCTCTCCTGCCATCCTCTCTAGAGATATCAG GATTTAGTCGTGGTCTTCACCACTATGACCAAGAGAGAACAAATCCTGGTGGTCGAGCCTGGGCTAAAGGCTGGGGTGTGTTGGGTAATGACCACGATCAGTTTAAGCGTAATTGGTCACCGAACCTTGCACCTCTGTATTTCTTAAGGGACGACCTGCAGCCTGGTAGAAAGATGAACGTCACCATGATGATCAGTAGCCCAGTAGTGCATGGTTCTAACGGTGCTATCAACATTGAACCAACCTTCTTACCACGCCAACAAACTCAAGCAATTCCCTTCTTGACCTCTAATCTCACTACCATCCTTAAGATGTTCTCCATTGAACCCCACTCTGAGCATGCATCTCTTACAAAGCAAACGCTAGAAGATTGCGAGAGGCCTGCACTTAAAGGAGAAGTTAAGTACTGTGCAACATCTCTGGAATCCATGATCGACTTCGTTGTCGCGGAACTTGGAAGCCGTGAGATTCATGCAGTGGTCACTTCCGTTGTTAACAAAGAGGAGAAAGTGAAGGCCAGGACTTACAGGGTAGGTGATGGAGGGGGGAAGGTGATGTCTCCCAAAGTTGTGACATGCCACGACGTGACGTTTCCTTATGCCGTCTTCTACTGCCATAATTTTCCGGGGACAAGGCCATACATGGTTCCATTGATTGCTGACGATGGTAGCCTGGTGAATGCCATTGCTTTGTGTCATTTTGATACATCAAAATGGAATCCTGGCCATGCCAGCTTCCGGTTTCTAGGCGTCAAACCTGGAACCGTTCCCATTTGCCACTTCATTGTAAAAGACCTTGCTTGGGTCCCCAACTAA